A DNA window from Gigantopelta aegis isolate Gae_Host chromosome 4, Gae_host_genome, whole genome shotgun sequence contains the following coding sequences:
- the LOC121370225 gene encoding kelch-like protein 9, with amino-acid sequence MAEGQEVATTTTNGDVFRVEERPEHGMKILQGLNKLKHDKILCDVTLIAEGSKFDVHRVILVSCSDYFRSMFTSGMRESTQKEIELKGITSKGLEKVLEVIYTSTTTLEGDDIFDVIAAATHLQVTPVIEFCERNFLSGMTTTNFYDFINTAKLYSMNNALKQIDVFIAQNLMQIAKEGTLQLLTYEQMLNCLNSEKLCLREIDIFRITWEWLKQVVIQEDHSPALMKLIRFPLINPTDLVQHVQRVDTMMSNPELRQMVLGALNYHVVPHSQPLVMSYSVQLRSFVDRLLSVGGREIHPNPCLHDEILIFDSKITANSLLNRQEVATLPSALSHMQVVVYNNFLYVLGGCTTQCAHGESAVNSVLRYDPRFDNWFQVCPMLNKRAYFFAGVLNNKVYSVGGKFKDGSLATAEAYDPAQNTWELIASMPMSYHAHAGAVYSNHIYISGGYSGNHFTPDMQRYDPQTNQWEDMAPMLTPRGWHVMCATHERLFVFGGCNLNVNQQAQPVMQSECYDPTMDQWTIIAPLSISHKEASCVVYHDHIYVLGGYNVQTKTGQKLVSKYDIYTGIWETVGALPRSLTGVGYCTLKLPSYNVDERD; translated from the coding sequence GTAGCAAATTTGATGTGCATCGTGTCATTCTCGTCTCATGTTCAGACTATTTCCGATCGATGTTCACCAGTGGAATGCGAGAGAGCACCCAGAAAGAAATAGAACTCAAAGGAATTACGTCAAAAGGTTTAGAGAAAGTCTTGGAAGTGATATACACGTCTACGACCACTCTGGAAGGTGATGACATCTTTGACGTGATTGCCGCAGCAACTCATTTACAAGTGACGCCTGTGATCGAGTTCTGCGAGCGGAACTTCCTCAGTGGCATGACCACGACCAACTTTTATGACTTCATAAACACGGCAAAACTCTACAGTATGAACAATGCCTTGAAGCAGATAGATGTATTCATAGCACAAAATCTCATGCAGATTGCAAAAGAGGGAACACTACAGCTTCTGACTTACGAGCAGATGCTGAACTGTCTGAACAGTGAGAAACTGTGCCTGCGTGAGATTGACATCTTTCGAATCACGTGGGAGTGGCTAAAGCAGGTTGTCATTCAGGAAGACCATTCTCCGGCGCTGATGAAGCTGATCCGCTTCCCGCTGATCAACCCCACCGACTTGGTTCAACACGTGCAGCGTGTTGACACAATGATGTCGAACCCCGAACTACGGCAGATGGTCCTCGGCGCGCTCAACTACCACGTCGTTCCACACTCTCAGCCCCTCGTCATGTCTTACAGTGTTCAGTTGCGGTCATTCGTGGATCGACTTCTCAGTGTGGGAGGGCGGGAGATTCATCCCAATCCCTGCCTGCATGACGAAATTCTGATATTCGATTCCAAAATAACGGCAAACAGTTTGTTAAACAGACAGGAGGTTGCCACCTTGCCGAGTGCTTTGAGTCATATGCAGGTTGTGGTGTACAACAACTTCCTGTACGTTTTAGGGGGTTGCACGACGCAGTGTGCCCATGGCGAGTCGGCTGTTAATTCTGTTCTCCGATATGATCCACGGTTCGATAACTGGTTTCAGGTGTGTCCGATGTTGAACAAGAGAGCTTATTTCTTCGCCGGGGTGTTAAACAACAAGGTGTATTCTGTGGGCGGGAAGTTCAAGGACGGGAGCCTGGCCACTGCGGAGGCCTATGACCCCGCTCAGAACACTTGGGAACTGATAGCATCCATGCCCATGTCGTATCACGCACATGCCGGGGCAGTGTATAGCAACCATATATATATCTCTGGTGGCTACAGTGGCAACCACTTCACGCCCGATATGCAGCGGTACGATCCTCAGACGAACCAGTGGGAGGACATGGCCCCGATGCTGACCCCGCGAGGCTGGCACGTGATGTGTGCAACGCACGAAAGACTGTTTGTGTTTGGTGGCTGCAACCTTAACGTCAACCAGCAGGCCCAGCCCGTGATGCAGTCTGAGTGTTACGATCCCACGATGGACCAGTGGACAATCATAGCGCCTCTGTCGATATCTCACAAAGAGGCGTCGTGCGTCGTCTACCACGACCATATATACGTCCTGGGGGGTTACAACGTGCAGACAAAGACTGGGCAGAAACTCGTCTCAAAGTACGACATCTACACGGGCATTTGGGAAACGGTAGGGGCTCTGCCTCGCAGTTTGACTGGGGTGGGATATTGCACGTTGAAGCTTCCTTCGTACAATGTGGACGAGAGAGATTAA